The DNA region TTAGCCAACCTAGGGCCTTTTAACTCTGTTTTCTACACAGCACAGCAAAGTGCCATTCAATTTGGGgggtttgcatttttatttttgtggagagaaattattttctaagtatatttttaattggtGCTTTGACTCATTTAATGGTCTTCTGTCTCCATCGTGATGATCTGACCGAAGATGACTTCCACTCCTCTGGGAAgtttttgtagcatttttttaaacctgtccAAGTTTTCTGCGTCAGGTTTTACAGACTGATTTCCTAAATGCACTTTCAGCCACCATTAGTTGTATTTCTTGTTGATTCTTCTAGAAAAGCCTGAGGTTTTACTTTTTGGAAAAATGATGAGGAATTCTTTTCAGCTGTTCAGGTATTAGTCCGTTGCATTGCGAATACTCTGCGTTATTTTGTGTCCTGCGCAGTAAAACCGTCTAAACCTATGTGGGGTCAAAATATCCTGCTTCTGAGTTCAGCTTGCTCCTTGGCTGGGGGGGAATGGCCTGCACTAGCCCTCCCGGCCACCAGGGGGCTCACCTGCGCCCTCCAGAGCTCATCCCGCTCGTGGGCCACCCGCCAGTGAGTGTCACCCATCATGGCGATAAGGAGGTTGAGCATGAGCAGCGTGGCGATGATGGCGAAGGCAGCGTAGGTGATGCTGTACATGAAGGGCAAATCCACGTCATAGTTGGCAGGCCCGTCGATGACGGTGAGGAACAGCTCGAAGGTGCTGAACAGCGCCATGGGGTAGTCGTAGAAATGGCCCAGCTCGTCGGGGTCCTCTGTCTGGAAGATGATATAGAAGGCTGCTCCACCCAAGGGGGTGAGAGTTACCATGGCAACCACATACCAGACTGGACCACGGCCAGCTCTTTGCTGCCCATTCCAGCCCTGTTTCCCTCTTCTCCATCCAGTGTCCCCATCCAGCCCTCCATGCTCCATGCTTTGGGTTCTTATATTCCCTTATTTTCAGTATGGCTTATCCTGATCCCAAGAGGCACGTCTGAAAGCACTCCCAGTTTTGTCTCACCTCCAGGCATGTTCCATCCTCAGACCTGACAGCCTCCTATCCCTGTCTTCCCTCCCAGCTTCCCCCACATTTATCCGCAGGCATTCTGGGCTCTCCAGCCTCCTCCAATCTCCCCTTCCCACGGCCCCTTCCCTGCCAGATGATTTACCTGAGGCAAAGCCCAGGATGACCACAGCCATCAGCCAGCAGAATCGCATCAGGTCGCCAAAAATCATctaaagggaggagaggaaggaaaataccTCCACATGGGTCCCCTGAGCAACTGCCCCTTGCGGCCTCTCACTGGACTCGCCCCGAGAAGTCCCACAGTTCTGCCCTCCAGGGGTTAGCAAGCTGTGGCTGCATGGCAAATCTCCTTGGACTGTTTGGGTATGGCCCTTGAACTAAGAatgcttttcacatttttcaaggattgagaaaacaaaaagaaggaggaggaggaggaaaaggaacgAAAATGCAATAGAGACGCACATGTGGCTGCAAAATCTTCCATCTATTATCTGGTCTTTCAGAAAAATGTTTGCCACAGCCCCCACTCCAGGACCTTTCTCTAgaaacttggggggggggtgggggcacggaCCTTCTGGATCATGATGGTGAAAGGGCCCAACATCTGGAATCCTCGGGCGAAGTACATGACATTGCACCAGCCCAGCACCAGGGCGAAGGACATGGGCACCACCTCCCCATTGGCGTTCGTGAGCCGCATCACCATGGTCACCAGCACCATGCAGGCGTAGgtgatgctgggggtggggagcagagggggaaTGAGAAGAGACCAGGATTGTCCTGGGGACTGCACCCACACACTCACATTTGGCCTCCCCAAGTTCAGTACACAAGGGCACACAATCACTGGAGAAGGATCTCTGGAGTTAATTTTCTCCAGTGATTGTCCAGGGGTCGGGAAACCAGGGAGTGAGTGGGGGCATTGGTGGAGAGCAAGGAGACTCACATGAGGACGTGGAATGGCCCCCCGAGGATGGTCTGTCCAAAGAAGCGAGTGACCCCCACCCTGAAGATGTCTGGAATCTGGAGAGAGGCCAGGAAGACACAAAGGCACTTGTAGACTGGGGCTCGGGCTGGATCCCTGGGGCCAACAGCCTCACCCTAGATCCTGACCATCCTCACCTCTGCAAGCAGAATGAGCACAGCTCCGATGACGGTCACCAGCTCCCCCACCAGGCGGAGGTCATCCTGGGGGCTCACATAGGCCTCCTGAAGGGGAAACAGGGTCAGAACACTCAGGGACCCCGTGCATCCTGCCTGTCTGTCCCTGGGCACGAGTCCGTGTCTCCTGTATAAAGTCACCAGCCCTGTAGGATTGTTTTTAACCTGGTAGGCTGGGATCTCTCAAACTGCTCTTTGAGcatatgtgtgtttctgtgtgcctGTACTTTGAGTTTGTGCCTACGTAATTGAGAGCTGGGTGAGGGGCGAAACGGGGGCTGGAGAGCAGGTAAGCGATGCGGGgctgaggaaggacagagagctgAATCCTGCCCTAAGCTCAGCCGCCCCTAGGGCTTCACCTGAAGTAGCTTCTGCTGTAGGAGCGTGTTGTCCCGGGGACCAGTGTGGTTATTGGTCCTGGGCTTGAGGGGGCGGTAGACGCAGCACATGGTGAAACAGATGATGTACAGCAGGTATATGGTGCCCAGCACGCAGAAGTACGGCCGCCCGTATTTCTTCCACTTGAGGCTCACCAGCTCTTTCACCGGGGTCTGGTCCAGGATCTGGCGAGCCTGCggcagaaagaaaatagagcGGGCACCTCGGAGACCCTGACTTCCCTCGCCAGCTGCTTTCTGACCCTACGACCCGTACCTCCCGCTTCTTGGTGGTAACAATAAGTTCCAGGAGAGACTGCTCATCCCCTGAGGAGTCAATCTCGGTGAGGTCATAGAGAGTGGAGGTCAGCGGCCCGTAGGTCCACTGGATGTGCTTCCGCTTCTGCATCAGGTGCTGGAACATCTGAGAAGACACGGTGGTGAGTCGGAGGGTCAGCGTGAGAAGCTGGGCCGGGGGGTCTCCACCGCTGACGAGGGCTACGGCCCGCTCCTTGCGACTGATGGACAGTTAGTTGCGTGAGCCTCCTTTTTTCTGgttgtctttctttcccacacACCCTATAAGGATCTGAAAGAGGAGGACGGGCAAAGGGAACAGAACGCCGGGCTCCCAGAGCAGATGTCCTAAAGCGACATTCTCAAAGCCTCCCGCCCAGGGGTCCCTGAGGCTGAGCATTTAGCGACGGAGTATGGAGGAAGGGGCCCCACCCTCCGGGCAGTTGGGCACCAAGGGTCTTTGAAAGGCCGCCATGGGGCCAGGGGAGTGTCCCTCACCACGGTGTTGCCCTCCACTCCGGCCAGCTTGAAGGGGGTGAGACCCTGGTGATTGGGCACGAGGTCCAGGGACTGCAGGTGGTCCCTGCGCCCATCATAGGACAGCAGCAGGTTGTACATCTGGCAGGCAAAGGTCTTGTTGGGCTGCAGGACGAGGATGTGCAACACGGTGTTTCCTGGGGGAGGACGCGGGCGTCACGTGGCCGTTGCGCTGAAGTCCCCGCTGATGCCCTGCCCGACCTGGGGTGGCCCCTGCCCTCCCGGCCCCCAGCTCTTACCCAGGGAGTCCTGGGCCCGGATGTCAGCTCCATGCTCAATGAGCAGCCTCACCATCTCCTCACTGCCCACGCAGGCAGCAAAGGACAAGGGGTGCTCCCCTGTGGACACAGAAGGCTCGCTGCCGTGAGGGCCCgatgggctgggggatgggcagcgTCCCCGAGGGACTGCCTCCTTGCCCTCGCGTGGCAGCTCTGGGCTCGGGGACGCTCGTCagcagaagcagaggcagggaTGGAGCACGCGGCGCGGGGAGGCTTGGCTCTGGCCTGAAACCCTGGAAGGCCCGGCCACTTCCGGCTTTTCCGGGGGCCGGAGCCCTCCTCGGCCCGCCCTCCCTTTGCTCTTGCCCACCTCCCCAtgtcccttcctcccagccccgGCCCCGCTCTCACCAAAGTAGATGAGGTTGCGGGGGCTGCGGCGGAACGCCGTGCCTGTGGCTCTCGCAGACACGCTGGCCCCGTGGGCAAGCAGGCCTCTCACCAAGTTCACGTTCTGGTTCACGATGGCTATGTGCAGGGCGGTCTGACCTGGCCCAGAGAGAGCCTCAGTCATGGGGTCTGTCCCCAGGATCCTGCAAGGGTCCCTCCCATATCTACACCCAGTCCTCCTCACTCCCGCAGCCTGAGGTGGCAGGGGGGTGTGACGGAGCCCCCGGTCTGGCAGGGTACCCAGGGAAACCAGCTGCTGCCTCTTCTCCCCTTGCATTTTGGGGGGTTGGTGTTCTAACGGTGTGCGGTGAGGATGACAAGAACacagggagatggggggaggaaCGAAGCCCTCTTTGGTCGTCCCGAGTTAATCCACTGCAGAGACTGGCTTAAAACACCCAGCACCCTCACCCTCGTACAGCTCCGATGTCATGGGCTCAAAGACCAGCTCCGGGGCGGCCTCCATCAGCACCACGGCGGCCTCCAGGTTGTCATAGAGGGCCGCTATGTGCAGTGCTGTCTCCCCCATGGCTCCTGGTGTTGACAGAAAGAAGAGTCGTATGGCTTCCATGGGGCAGGGGCATGGTGACCATAGGCATTTAGGGGCCCACCACAGAAGGTCCTGGGCTATACTGGGAGCCACATGTGTAGCTCTGACGGGTGCTGAGGGCTCTGCCCCTTACCTCTCTGGTGCACCTCACAGGCCTCATACTTGAGTAGCTTGTTGAGAACCTGGACGTTGTTCTCCTTGGCAGCTAGAAGGAGAGGAGACTCCCAGATCCTAGAAGGGAATGGGATCAGAAAGGTGGCGATGGTGAGCGTGCCCAGTGGTGCAGTGAGGGCTGATGGCTTGGCTCCTTCATATACAGACACGTGCACCTCATGACCCTGAACTTGATCCAGGGAATTGAGGTCAGCAGCGTCCGGAGGGTTGCCAGATTTTTTCTTGACCGGTTAGCTACCCCAAACCAACTGTTCCCCCTTTCAGCTTGTGTGGGAGAAGCATGAGTGACTGGTTTCCCATCCCCTGAGTGCTGGGACCagaatacgtgtgtgtgtgtgtgtgtgtgtgtgtgtgtgtgtgttatctgtGCATATCGGGTATGGAGGGGAGGAGTTAAAGTACTCATTCACCTCCTGACCTACTGACCTCTGGGGCAACCCTGTTTAGCTTCACTAAGTGCCCTGTGATTACCCCCGAGATAAGCCTTGTTTTCATGGACTAAGGGTACAAGGAATTCCTCCCTCATATTTGTGAAGAAAGTCAACATGCAGAGGCTAGATTTCCCCAGCGGCATGATGCTTGCCTTTCCAGACCTTCTCAGCAAAGCCCGTTGATCCTGGCACTTCCTTTCCAACAACAGCATCCTCAGAGCTCAGTCAGAGAGCAACAGTGGATCCTTTTTGTTCTGACCCCTAAGCAGAGTATAGTTTCTTTCTACTTCTGTCTGCTTCTCACTTGTtttaggcacacacacacacacacaaatcatctTCTCTGATTCACCAAACCCTTTTGACTTTTATTCCTACAATGAACTAAAAACCTGTATTACTATAAAAACTTAGCCCAACTAAGACCCATGGGCCCCCCTTTGTTCAATTTCTCTCTTGGCCCAGAGCCATTTGGTCTTTCTATGGGATCTAAATGAAATAACGCCACTTACCCATAGATGGCCAACTATGTGAATGGAAGATCACACACTGGTGCTGGCAGGAAATCAACTCCAAGAGCTGGGACGGGAGGGTGAtcgggagaggaggaaggagcacAAGACTCACATCCCCCAGAGTGTTGGCCCCAGCTTCCCCGCCCCCGTTACCATGCCACCTGGATGGCCATCAGGCTTTGTCAATTCAACATTCAACCCCTACATCCTCGTGCCTACCTACCCTCATCGTTCATGTCTTCATTCTCTATTCTGCCCCTCGTTTGCAAAATATTCTAGCTAGTTTCCCATGCCCTATTTACCCCCAATCCGTCCTTCTCCATGCTGCCAAGGTACACCCTCTAAATGGCATTGCCATCACTGTTTAGAAAAGTCtgatgggaggggcgcctgggtggctcagtcggttgagcgtccgacttcggctcgggtcatgatctcacggtctgtgagttcgagccctgcgtcgggctctgtgccaacagctcagagcctggatcctgcttcggattctgtgtctccttctctctctgcccctcccctacttgtgccccgtctctcaaaaataaataaatgtaaaaagaaaagaaaagtctgatGGGTCCTTAAATGCCCACGGAGAAGGAATACAGAGATCCTTTCTAGCTTCGGTGACcttattttcccctctttcctcctcccattCACTCCTTATCCCAGCTATTCTGGCCCCACCactgccaccccccgcccccgaacACTCCATTCTCCCAAGGCTTGTGCCATATGTAACTTCCACCTGGAATCCAGAGCGTCTGCCTCACCCTGTTCGTTTCTGTTCTATAGCCCCAATGCCTAGGGATTTGCTCTGCATATGGTAGACACTCCACCACCatctgcagaatgaatgaatttgtagCAGTACCAGAAGGTAGTGTGGCCTCACTGCCCCTGCTTATTATCTCCATTGGCCACCATTTAAGCCAACCTTAGGCGAACATATAATCTAAGTAAAAAACAGTATGCTTAATATACAAACACAGCTGCAAAGCAAATTTTCCACACCcccttcaccaccaccactgccttTCCAACAATTTGCCCAAACCCCTCCTCTGTAAATATTCTAGAGCCAGCCCTAttccccaacacacatacacaccctccCAGGAAGTTTTCCACACTGTATAGTCTGGCCCTTTATTTTTGCATCTTTCACTGTGTGTTGTGATTAGTACTGTCTTTCCTCTACACAAGGGACACTTAAGGGCGGAGGTCAGCCGCTTTCtcctgtctgtttcctttccctgctctctttcaatTAGCTTCTGGCTCTATGGCCTATTTTGACTAAAGTTAATGGCAAAGTTACAAATGGACCCAAGGGAGTTTCTTACCCAAGTGCAGGGTTCTGCTCCCTACTTCCTAAAATATGAGTGGGGAGGCTAGTTGGTGGAAGGCCTACAGACGCCCCTTTGGGTCCCTACATGTCTCTGAAGGCCACAAATGTTCCCCACAAGCCTCCATTCCTATGTGCTCTTTTTCTTGCCTTGCCGACTACCCTAGTGGGCTGGAAAACAACAAGGAGTTACTGTCCATTGGGGCTTGCCAGATTTaccaaataaaaatgcaggatgctcctttagattttaattttagatttccaaccaatacttttttaatataactATGTCCCATGTGACATTTGGGACATACTAACAACTTGTTaatcatttatatgaaattcgaATTTAACTCCACGTCCCATATCTTATCCAGCAAAGTTTGTAGAGAACTGGTCTCTTTTGGGTGGCAAACTCCAGAATTCAGCGAAAAAGGGGGCAGTGTATGAATGGTTCGGAGGGGATCAGATAAAGCAATTACTTGCAGTGGCACCATAGGGCCACAAGGGGACAGCAGAGAAAGCCCTCAGTCAGGATCTTGGCAGTCAGCCGGAACCCCAAAACCTGACTACCCTTGGGACCCAGAAAAAAGGCACAAGAGCAGACCCATCCAACAATTTTTGTGCCTGAGACACGAGTGTTTTCTACCAGAGCAACCCAGCACAGACGTTTAGATCTGGAGCAAAATCTACACGTCTTTACTAGGTCTCTACCAGGCACCTCCCCAAGACAGGAAGAGGAGATACTGATAACATACCTTCTGGTTTGAATGGTTACATTATACTTGGTCCCTTCCAGGaggaaattttactttatttagtaGATTAGTTAACATCGCTACCAGAATCTCTTATTTACAAATGGTGGTTGAGAGCTGTAGCTCTCAACCAGGGGtgaacccccacccccgcccccccccccccccaccaaggaaTTTGGCAAcacctggagacatttttggttgtcacaactggtgTAGGGTGGAGAGGTGCCACTGGCATCTAGCGGGTAGAAGGCAGGGATACTGTTCAGGAGGATCTTATGCAGGCCAGTCTCCTACAACGAAGAATTATTCTGTCCAAAATGTCCATCTGCAAGGTAGGGAATTCCTGACCTATAGCTTGAATTGTTCATaaacgatttttttttaaagaggactCTTcgcattaaaaagaatgagaaactcCCTATACGTGTTTTCTTACagattgttaaatatttaagagagaaacaaaaaggtaaaGCCTTTGGAGCACTTGCTGATTAAGTagcaaaaagaaattacagacaAAATCTGAACTTATAGCAGTATGAAACCTGTTTTCAGAATTTAGCATGCTTTATTTTGCTgaacaataattataaaattgaatGGTTTTGCTCAATATTAGACTGGTGAAAACCATATTACAAAACCTACCCATTTTTTACATAGTCAACAAATCACTGATCTCCTCCTTAAGATTCCCTCTGGGCCAGCAGAAAGgatctctcactccctttctccctgtttcctgcactctgtcctcccctcctcttccttctttgtttttgtttttgtttttgttttacttatttttgagagagagacagagtgaaagtgggggaagggcagagaaagagggaggcacagaatctgaagcaggctctgagctgtcagcacagagccccatgtggggacacggggcttgaacccatgaaatatgagatcatgacctgagctgaagtcccacacTCAACCTCTTCCTTCTTGAGAATGTATCCATGCCTACGTGCACATGAGCAAAGTTCTGCATTTGGTTGCTGGAAACGAGACAAGATCCAGAGCGCCTTTGGAGGAGAATTCAGACCAAAATTTTAGAGCTAGAAAGTTGCTAGAAATCTAACCTATCTGTCCATGtcacagatggagaaagaagCCTGGAGTCCCGAGGTGACTTGTCCAAACAagtcagaggcagagctgggactgggaCCCCACTGGCCATTTCCCCATCCCTCTTCTCTGTGGATCAGGCTTTGGAGAGGGCTTAGAGGCACAGGAGCCATGTCCACAGACATGGGTCCCACTGGTCTGTCTCCAAGCACCCTGTCAGACGAGCACGCCATTTGGGAAAGGGAGGGCACACGCGACGTGGAGCTCAGCGTACAGGTTCCCAGGAGGATACAGCCCTGATAGAAAGGAGGTGCCCAGCCCCTCAAACTCCTGCCAGTGTTGGGTGTTGCCTTTGACtgttgtatttttggtttttttcatcaCAGTAATCCCATTTGTTAAATGTGCTTTTCAGCTTCCAAAAGGGTATAGAGGTCGTAAGGATATGATCACGTTTGCTCCTTACAACCCTGTGGCGTGGGCTGAATGAGTCTTTCATTtgtcagaaaaggaaactgaggcagcacaACCAGATTGTGGCTAGATCACACAGAGTTAAAAGCAGAACGGTTGACCAAGAACCTAGCCCCAGGCTCTCACCGCTAAATTATGTGGTTCTTCTAGTTTTATGGCTCTTCCTGATTTCTCTCAGGGGGAGGGGGTCAGCCCAGAGCAGTGACCACAGATGAAGGCAGTCGTGTGTGGGGAGGAAGCATGCGTGCATACGCTGGCCACTTGTGGGCTGTCTCCCTCCCGCTCAGGTTCTTGGCGAGTGGATGAGGAAGCCAAAGCTGGGAGAAAAGTGGTTATTTGCAGACTTGGAATCGGTCCGCCCTTCCAAGTCCTGCAGCTTTAGCACAGGTGCCTGCAACATGCATGTCTGCTGTGCTTCCTGAGGCAGGGAGTCCCAACACACTGGAGAGGCCCAGTTTACTTTTCACAGACCCATGGCTTCACGTGTTTATACAGCTATCTATTTAAGCAGAGGAGAACCTTCCGTGTTCACTGCCTTGCCACCATCTAGTGGGAGGGAGAAAGTGCCAGCAACGGGGTCATGTGAGAGCCTCTGGGAGCTGCCCAGCATACCGACACCAGGCAGAATCAGATACCGCAGTGTCGTCCTCTCTGCTCCCATGACACGTGCTTATGCCCTTCTTAGGACACTCACCAAGCTCACTTGTCACCCAAGTAGCGGCATCCTGAGGCATTTTGACCATGAGAACGTGAGCTCCTCGAGGGCAGGGAGGTCATGTTCATTTTCTACAAGTCTGGCAGAGTGCTTTATGCTCCATAAGGGTTTAGTATGTTGAATCTCAGGAAACAAGACAAGTCAAGGTCCAGGGAGAGATGACGAAGAAGAAACGGGAAAAAGGTAATGGTTCAGCTTGGGTCCAGCATTGTGGATTTAAGCAGAGGGGGCAGTGGGACCAAGACCCAAGACACATCTGCTAGAGAGAGAGGAATGCTGGGTTCCTGGTCATCCTGGGGAGACCACGGAGCCTTTCCCTCTCACTGAACTACGCTCCACTCCCTGGAATCCGCCAGccccacccagaggcccctctgagctgttggcaccaAGCTGACTTCACCACTTGCTCGCTTTGGGCCAGCCTCACTCCCAAGGGGATACTGGCACTGCCCCCCACAGGTTTGGGGTTATAGAAGACAAGATAGGTACTCATTACATCGTCTGCTGCTTTCTGCCATCAGCCCACCTCCTCACCTGTCATATTGTCCCCACTTACATGGTCATCTCCTAATTGCCCAGTTATGGGCAGGTCTCCCCTAAGGCCGGTTGACTGCAAAACCTAGGACACTTCCCTTTCCGGCAATTTCAGTGTCCTTCCTGGAAGTGCCCACCCAGAGGGGAATCAatactccaggctctgggtgggaaggagagggctGAGAAACTATGGAACCAGGCAGGGAGATCAGGAAAGGAGGGGATCCCTCAAAGTGACATCAGGCCCTCCTGGCCCAAGGCTGCAAGAGGAGGCCCACCGATGGTCTTCAGAAGAAATAGAGGCCGAAAAGATGAGTGGAAGCAGCCAGACTGTGGTCCCTGCCTCTGCTTTGCCCTGTTGGCACGCAGAACGACTCTGCCACCCCTTCCAAGCCCCAGGCCTTTCTGTGCTCTGTGTCtggctcccccagccccggggTCCTGAGTGGGTAGGGAAGAGCGGAACCAGTGACGGCCTATTCTCCAACAACAATGCCATTCTGTGCCTCAAGATGTCATCAGTCAAACATGCGCTCAGCCCCTACTCTCCCAGGCCCGGGGGAGAGAAGTGGGCGGCTGGTGTGAGAGAGGGGAAGCCAAAGCTCAAAAAGGAACACACCCCCAGCCCAGAATCCtggggcaaaggaagaaaaaccacaGGCGCTCCCTGGCAGGCTCAGGCAGGCCTCTGCTCTTGGAGATGGAGAAAGACCCTCAGATACAAAACCTTTGGGCTTTCCTCTGTGAAGAGACGTGTGCTAACTGCCTTCTCAGGGACCCTGAGAAGGTGCTCCTTCTGGTGGGGTGCTCCACCCCACCAGAAGGACTCCCTTCCAGGGCATCAGCACCTGGGTAGGGAGACCCACGGACACTTTGGAGAGGACATCTCACGCAGGgatgtctcctctcctctctctcctagGGGGTGGGGACATCAGagtttagggaagttttcagggACTCAAACTTTAGAGCCTCTCAGGTGAGCATGGGTCCTACGCACATCTGGTATGTAGCCAAGCATCCACACCCCTCTCCCCCGTAGAGGGTAAGGAAGTCCAGGGCTGGGTCCCAGCTCTGGTTATAAATCATCCCCGTGTCTGGCATTCAGCCTTGGTCAATGCCTGCTGGTGGCGATAATGCATAGGAACGGCAGCCGTGACCACCTCTTGTCTTCTGTGGTCACTGATGCCTGCAGTTCCTTGTCTgcctcattcattcagtcattcatccatccactccCCGCATGTGCATGTGCCTGCATTACGTGTTTCTGCAGGACAGACTGCTCTG from Panthera leo isolate Ple1 chromosome A2, P.leo_Ple1_pat1.1, whole genome shotgun sequence includes:
- the TRPV6 gene encoding transient receptor potential cation channel subfamily V member 6 yields the protein MGLPLPKDKGFILCLWRKFCSWFQRRESWAQSRDEQNLQQQKRIWESPLLLAAKENNVQVLNKLLKYEACEVHQRGAMGETALHIAALYDNLEAAVVLMEAAPELVFEPMTSELYEGQTALHIAIVNQNVNLVRGLLAHGASVSARATGTAFRRSPRNLIYFGEHPLSFAACVGSEEMVRLLIEHGADIRAQDSLGNTVLHILVLQPNKTFACQMYNLLLSYDGRRDHLQSLDLVPNHQGLTPFKLAGVEGNTVMFQHLMQKRKHIQWTYGPLTSTLYDLTEIDSSGDEQSLLELIVTTKKREARQILDQTPVKELVSLKWKKYGRPYFCVLGTIYLLYIICFTMCCVYRPLKPRTNNHTGPRDNTLLQQKLLQEAYVSPQDDLRLVGELVTVIGAVLILLAEIPDIFRVGVTRFFGQTILGGPFHVLIITYACMVLVTMVMRLTNANGEVVPMSFALVLGWCNVMYFARGFQMLGPFTIMIQKMIFGDLMRFCWLMAVVILGFASAFYIIFQTEDPDELGHFYDYPMALFSTFELFLTVIDGPANYDVDLPFMYSITYAAFAIIATLLMLNLLIAMMGDTHWRVAHERDELWRAQVVATTVMLERKLPRCLWPRSGICGREYGLGDRWFLRVEDRQDLNRQRMRRYAHAFHIPGSEDSDKASEKLRLDHPSGPHLCPSTPSVSRSTSRSSANWERLRQGTLRRELRGLVNRGLEDGEGWEYQI